The DNA window CGGCGGCATGACCGGTGTCGCGCCAGGAGCCTCTATACTTGCGTACAAGGCTCTCGGCCCAGACGGCTCGGGAAGCATGAGCGATGTCATCGTCGCGATAGACAGGGCCATCGACCCTAACCAGGACGGGGACACGTCCGACCATGCCGACGTGATAAGCATGAGCCTGGGCGGCAAGGGTCAGAGTGATGACCCGGTCTGCCAGGCCGTCGAGAACGCGGTGAGCGCTGGAGTAGTGGTCGTCGTCGCCGCTGGCAACGATGGGCCTTCCATAGGTACTGTATCATCACCTGGGTTGGCGCCCGATGCGATCACCGTTGGCGCGGTTGACAACAATGGCGCCCTCGCATCTTTCAGCTCGAGAGGAACATCTCCTGACCTTACGATCAAGCCAGAGATCTCCGCCCCTGGAGCCAACATAAACTCCACGGTGCCTTTCTCAAATGCAGCTCACAGCTCATCGACGGGTTACGCAGTCATGAGCGGAACTTCGATGGCCACTCCACATGTGAGCGGTGGGGCTGCGCTGCTACTTCAGATGCATCCCACTTGGACACCTGCGCAGGTCAAGTCGGCGCTCATCTCCGGTGCGGCTGAGCTGAACGAATCTGTCTGGAGCGCTGGTGCTGGTGGACTGTGGATTCCGACCGCCCTAGACTCGAGCCTATTCTTCAGCACGTCAATGGTATCCTATGGCCTTGCTGGAAGTGCATCCAGAAGCGTGACCGTGACCAACCTTGGTTCCAGCGTGTCGCTGAGCCTCAGCTCCAGAGATTGCTTTGGTCTGAGCGCGGACGGAAAGAGTGTTTCTGCCGTCTGGACGAATACTTCGATCGTTAGCCCGACATCGGGCTGGGCGCAGTCTGGAGGGTCCGTCTCTGTCGCCCTGAGCGTTCTGTCCCCGTCCTCGGACATGCCTGAGGGCTACTATGACGGCCAGGTCACGGTGTCCGGTGGCTCAGTGCAGGCGCGCATGCCGTTCGGATTCGCGGTCCTGTCTCGGCTGAACGTACACGTCATCGATCTTGCCGGGAGAGAGGTATCCGACCCGTACGGCGGAGTCTGGGTGTACCAGGATCCGACCGTTTCTGTGTCTGTTGGAGTCCGAGGCAGCGTCGACAAGCCAGCTCCTCCTGCAAGTTTCCTATTGCCATCTGGAGACTACTCGGCTCACTCATTCGGTCATCAGCTCCTTTACGAGTTCTCCGACCCCTACGCGCTCTCCGCGAAGTTCAGCCTGGGCAGGCTCGAGACTAAGGACCTGTACCTGAACATGTCTGCTGCACATGCCTTCACCATCGACCTTGCGACTGACGACGGGCTCCCGATCTTCGTGAAGGACTACCGGGTCTACGGAAGGCATGTTGGAGAGAACAA is part of the Candidatus Thermoplasmatota archaeon genome and encodes:
- a CDS encoding S8 family serine peptidase, which codes for YKVIDGYDFYNHDSDPMDDNGHGTHVAGVIAGSGGMTGVAPGASILAYKALGPDGSGSMSDVIVAIDRAIDPNQDGDTSDHADVISMSLGGKGQSDDPVCQAVENAVSAGVVVVVAAGNDGPSIGTVSSPGLAPDAITVGAVDNNGALASFSSRGTSPDLTIKPEISAPGANINSTVPFSNAAHSSSTGYAVMSGTSMATPHVSGGAALLLQMHPTWTPAQVKSALISGAAELNESVWSAGAGGLWIPTALDSSLFFSTSMVSYGLAGSASRSVTVTNLGSSVSLSLSSRDCFGLSADGKSVSAVWTNTSIVSPTSGWAQSGGSVSVALSVLSPSSDMPEGYYDGQVTVSGGSVQARMPFGFAVLSRLNVHVIDLAGREVSDPYGGVWVYQDPTVSVSVGVRGSVDKPAPPASFLLPSGDYSAHSFGHQLLYEFSDPYALSAKFSLGRLETKDLYLNMSAAHAFTIDLATDDGLPIFVKDYRVYGRHVGENNISFHLVGSDYSIKGSDIFTLPTSKTVYISDTDITVGIAISGFSYTAAMWDFMQRNWQHWYEYADSNSNEFYQESSADLQYLLAWEFHGIDSSTSTHLGLVPGQYSAYDTKYDIPGQLEDIWGDWGNHRSIGGDATFYIRRDTDTSLNSFFSGMTRRTIVQGVFTEVYFPGDLFQGFLEREYYTPDYSHLVRANLASEVYLPDRNFLTSIDGVSATQRVGAGPFYPAILTANTADSMVMYEPMIKDQSGAKVGGMALPSMTLYRNGQLSGVYQIAEHLSRPDAMRIIQLSVAGTYTASIEYSPVPQICNNV